From the Emys orbicularis isolate rEmyOrb1 chromosome 19, rEmyOrb1.hap1, whole genome shotgun sequence genome, the window gtcccgggCTATGGGACTGGGTTAGGTCGGGCGTGGGGGGTAGgaactgggactcctgggttagatcgggcagggggagcggggggaataggaactgggactcctgggttctgtcccgggCTAGGGGACTGGGTTAGGTCGGGTGTGGGGGGTAGgaactgggactcctgggttagatcgggcagggggagcggggggaataggaactgggactcctgggttctgtcccgggCTAGGGGACTGGGTTAGgtcgggtgggggaaggaggaactgggactcctgggttctgtcccgggCTAGGGGACTGGGTTAGGTCGGGTGgggggactgggaaccaggactcctggcttctgtcGCGGGCTAGGGGACTGGGTTAGGTcaggcagggggagcggggggagtaggaactgggactcctgggttctgtcccgggCTATGGGACTGGGTTAGGTCGGGCGTGGGGGGTAGgaactgggactcctgggttagatcgggcagggggagcggggggaataggaactgggactcctgggttctgtcccgggCTAGGGGACTGGGTTAGgtcgggtgggggaaggaggaactgggactcctgggttctgtcccgggCTAGGGGACTGGGTTAGGTCGGGCGGGGGGGTAGgaactgggactcctgggttagatcgggcagggggagcggggggaataggaactgggactcctgggttctgtcccgggCTAGGGGACTGGGTTAGgtcgggtgggggaaggaggaactgggactcctgggttctgtcccgggCTAGGGGACTGGGTTAGGTCGGGCAGGGGGACTGGGAacaaggactcctgggttctggccccTGCTCTTGCCCGGACCTGCTGTGTGTACAATCACTCGGCTCGCTCACAGATAGAagaggggtgggctggggtcCCCAGGATCTCATTCTGCCAGATGCCGGGCGCTGTTGCCAGGCGTTCTGGTCACTTGGTAACTAGGAGGTGGAGGGGTTGTGACCCCTTCCTAGAAGGTCCTTTCCTagcccagctgcagggggagggtctGGCTGGCTCGGGGATGGGGAGGGCCTCAGCTGGCTTAGAGGATGGACGGGGGGGGGTCACCCTGGGGTAAAGCAGCTGAAAGGTACCGAGCGTATTTTGTGGTTCCAGGACAACCTGCACGTTGTGGATGGCCTGGACATGCCGACCTTTGACCCCCAGTACCTGGCAGACCTAGCACAATACAGGCACTGGGGCCAGTCCGTGCTGATTGTCGATGTGTGAgtgggagcgggaggggggagaCGTGGAGAGCCATAAACCCCAGACACCCAGCAGAGGGCGTGATCTGGGGGCCTGGCGGGAGAGGAGAGCGCTGGGGAGGCCGGGCCTGGGGCCCAGGAgtagagcgccccctgctggcaagAGATCTGAGAGTGCTGCAGGGGTTGGGCTAGGGGGTAGCGCTCCCAGCCTTCCCCAAGAGAGGTGGGGACTGGTCTCCTTGCTGCCCCGTGCCAATGCCCCCTGGCTGGCGTCGACGCTCCAGGCCCTGCACGCAGCCTGGAGGAGGGTCTCGGGCGTGGGGGGCAGTCCCCAGGGCTGCCTTGGGCTTAGCTCACGATTCCTCCTCTGCCTCTGTTCCAGCAACAAGATGCCTGAGAACATCATGAAGGCAGCAGCCAGCCTGAAAACCATCACCCTGGTGCCAGCCCTAGGTGagtgctggaggggtgggggtgtgtgctgGCCCCCCAAGGTCACCATGCTGGCCTCCCAgaggggcccaggctgggggtgtTCACGAGAGCCCTGGCCTGCGGGACGCGGTGCCTTCCCTTCCTGCTGCGTACTGCCCTGTAAGGGGAGTTCGTACCATGGCCCTCACCTTGTCCCCCGCCCGCAATACAGCAAGCAGCAGCCTTCCACGATCCTCGTCCCTTCCTCCCAgcgtgggtggggggagaatgcagctggctctggggtggggcgcggagGCTGTTTATAGAGGGctccctcgcccggcgctgagatgagcctgcctctggggtggggggtcaggaACCATGGCAGGAGCTGCCACGTGGGCAGGGGATGCTGGGCTACCTTGCACCGCCCAGatccgggctgggctgggcatgcCGTGACCCCGCCCTGGGTCTCTCTCAGGTCTCAACGTGCACAGCCTGCTCAAGCACGAGACGCTGGTGCTCACGCTGGACACGCTCGCCTTCCTGGAGGAGAAGCTGCTGTGGCACGACTCCCGCTACACCGCGCTGTACCCCTTCCACCTGCCCTACAGCGACTTCCCCTAGCCCGGGGGACGGCGCCTGCTGCGGAGAGGCCTCTGCGCGGCGAGCCTCTTGAGTGAGTCGGCCCCACTGAGCGCGTGCGGAAAGGGGACTGGCGCCGAGGCAGCGTCCCGCTGCTCTCCCACGATGCACCTGGGGGCTGCAAAGTGGCTTGGAAGTGACTGGTCTCTGCACGGTGGACAGGAGGGAAGCTGGGCCGCGCCCTCGGGGGCGGGAGGATGGGGAGGGTTGCCTCCTCCGGCTTGCCTGGAGCGTGACTGTTAAACGGCCTGTCCTGCCGACGTACGGCCATTAAAGAGCTGCCGCTACTGCACTGCCTGGTGCTGGCTCGTCCTGCCTTCGGTGGGGCTGGGGCGCCAGGCATCCGAGCCCAGCGTTCCCCACGGGGGCTGCCGGGCCAGGGAGGGGTTTCACTTTTGCCTGAAGGGTTTACCctaaactgggggaggggagggagcgagCAGGAGCACAGCCCCCGGGGGGGGCATCACCCCTCACGCTGCATGTGGCACGTGGCCATGCAACCCATGTGCTGCGCTGGGGCTGCAGGCCTGGAGCAGCCAGCGGGGGAGCGAGGATTGTCTGGTCTGGCCCTTGGGGCTGCTGCGGACGGAGCTGGGTTTGTCCAGGTGTGAcggggtccctggggggcagcctggactgtgggactgctgagctgcctgtcccaccagcctgtgatgctgtggccaagttACCAGCCTCTGACGGCACTGCCCAGCTGCGGTACACGAACCATCTCCCGGTCACTCGAACCAACAACAGCCAATTCCTCCCCAGCCGTGCACCCCAGTGCTGCCCCGTCCTGCCCGGATCAGAAGCCTGGCCAGAGGAAGTTCATTACCCGTCCGCCCCCCCTCGATGTGGTGAGGACACGCTCCGGCCTTTGTAAAgtgagctgagattccccaagTTCTTCAACCAAAACAGGCTGTTTTCGGTAAAATATAAACCAGGTTTCGTAACCGCAGAGAGATGCAAGTGATTGCAAGTACCACGGGTGGAGATCAGAGTCGGTTACTTAAGAAACAAGAAATTTCCGTTCTGAGTTCTGCAGGCAAAGCAGGGGATGGCTCAAGCTGTGTCTCACCCTGACCGAtggtacaaacaggtcacagatcCTCACTCCCTGGCTGGGCCCATCCTCCCCCAGTTGGCTCTTTGCCTCCAGCCGGGTTTCCAGGGGTTGaggtgggggggagtgaggccaagtgatgacggcacttcccttcctcccacGTGCAGTGAGAGGTCGGTCAGTCCTCGTTGGTCAGGCGTCTCCATTGCCCGCAGGCTCAAGGATGGGTGCTGATGAGCCATTAACCGCTGTCTCGCGGCTCGCTGGGGCCTGAAGGCTGGCGGTGGGTGTTCCCAGCCTCACGAGGGATTTCAGTGCGTCAGACAACAGGCTGTTAACgttcaacagatcaagatttttaaaatgacacctcACCGGGTGTACTTTGTACACCCCATATCCTCATTGCGAGACGGGGGGATATGGGGGGTCCAGGGTGCTGCTCTGAGGTACCGTGTCACACCAGGTCCTGCGGGGGCTGGGGAAGCTGCGTGAGGGCAGCCCTTGTCTGTCACGCGGGGGCTCGGGCCAGGGCAGCTCGAACCCCAGGCATTGGGGCTGTCTCCCCTGGGCGTGCGACGGGTCGGCGTGAGTCTCAGGACTGCTGGCTGAGCCGGTCTGTCCCGCacagcctccctgccccacatgcCCCAACCCCTAGGCTTCCTGCTCTGTGGCGCTGTCCACAGGCCCTGCAGGCGGGGGTGTGGCAGCCAAAGctcacagcaggggaggggttaACATCTCCCCGCCCCCCGTGATGCTGCAGGGCAGGCCTGTTTTAGGCACGGGAGACAGACGGAGCATCACGCGTCCAGCCAGGGCGGGCTGGGCAAGCTTTGCATGCAGGGCAGGAGGGCAGTGCCTGCTCGGAGCAGGGGGGAGGCTGGGCCGTGCTACTCACAGCTGCAGCCACAGTCACTCCCAAGGGCTAGTTCCTCTTGGCTGGGCCCCGTTCCTCAGCCGTGGAAGTGGAGCTTTCTAAAGACTTCGTGCCTTGCAACCGTTCTGTAAAATCCTAGTAATGAACAGCGGCAGGCCAGTGCTTAGGAGACCCTATGATGATAAACCGGGGGGGAGGAGACCCTACAGTCACAAACCAGCCTGTGTAGCATTCACAAGAGGCCCTACAGTAACACACTGCTGTGTGCAGCCTATCCtctgagagaccctacaataacaaaccaacgTGCCGCCTCCAGACGTGCTCGTGTAACACGCTGGCGCATCATCCCCCACAAGTGAGACAAGATCTCGGAGGTCCAGGCCTGTTCCCAGCCGGGACTGGACCCGGGGCCTGCTCCCCACGTCTCACACATGCTCTGCTGTGGCAGTGAagggatagctcactggtttgggggggagggatagctcagtggtttgagcattggcctgctaaacccagggttgtgagttcaatccttgagggggccacttggggatctggggcaaaatcagtacgtggtcctgctagtgaaggcagggggctggactcgatgacctttcaaggtcccttccagttctaggagatgggatatctccattaattataattataattagtgAAGGACGCCAGGGCTGCTGATTTCTGGTCCTGTTTGTGCTCTGTCAGCCCAACTACTGCTGGAGCCCGGGCAGGCTCATGGGAACTTCCACACTGCAAATGGAGCGAGGGCAGCAGGGTCAGCGCCTCCCTCCAGTCCCGCCTCCCCTTGCTCAGCGTCAGGGCGttgcccgcctcttcccccccagcagcccctcctGGGGCTTCAGGGAGACTGGTGCGCTGAGCGGAAAGTGCTGGGTCCTTCCTCTGTGTGTAGCTGCTGACTGCAGCTTCCTGCCTGGCTCTGAGCACAGCTCTTTGGTGCCAGCGTCTGCTTGTGCTTCCCTCATCTGTGCAGTTCCTCTGGATCCTGCCTGGGGCAAGGGGGTAGGAATGGGCCCTGGATCTGTTTTCTTTGGCTCAGAACCGCGATTTCCTGGTGGCTTCTgtgcagttttaaaaaacaacgTTCGACGCCATCGTCCTGTCCCTTTCCAGCCTCTGCGTGCCAGGGAGGAAAGCCGTCGTTCACCACGCAGGGCTGCCTTGTTAAATtactattaggtgtattatgatagcacccagagtccccaactgagatcagggccccgggcgccgcccagactcCAGCGAGATCAAGGCCCAGTCACGCCGGGTgccgcccagaccccagccgagatcggggccccgttgcgccgggcgccgcccagaccccagccgagatcggggccccctcgcgccaggtgctgcccagaccccaaccaaggtcagggccccgtcgcgccgggcaccgcccagaccccaaccaagatcagggccccctcgcgccgggcgctgcccagaccccagccgagatcagggcccccttgcgCCGGGCgttgcccagggccctgtcgtgctgggcgccgcccagaccccagtgagatcagggccctgtcgcgccgggcactgcccagaccccaaccgagatcagggcccccgggCACCGCccagaccccagctgagatcagggccccctcgCGCTGGACGCTGCCCAGACCAATACTTCTCAACTGATTTACCATCgggggctgcatccacacaatatcctacctgtatggccctgaggatgtcacatgggctgcccCAGCGGGCCTTGTATTGGGAAGCAGGGGCCCGGAGAGACCGTCCCAGCCCCGGAGTGCTTGTGGCAGGACAAGGCAGTGCCGTTCTCCCcacgttacagatggggaactagaGCCCAGAGACTGAAAGGGGGGATTTTCCTATGGGCCGAGCCCCCGCGCCTCCCCATTGAGCTCTGATAATCCGGCTCCAGTGGTTGTGGCAGGACAAGGCCCTGGGTTCCTGGAGTCGCAGCCCAGCTCCCTGAGCACGAGGCCAGAACATTTTAACCTCGGGCAGGATGATCTTCCAGCGCCTTCCATCTCGCAGTCTCAGGCCCCAGGCAGCCGGGCTGGTCCCAGCAGgtctggagtgtccagcccctccCTTCTGCTGCTTTCGGTGCCTGTTCGAAGGCTGGTTTTTTCCCCGGAGGAAAGGCAGCCACAGAGAGCAGCAGGCCCGGATAACCACGGCCAGAGCCGTGCACACGCCGCAAGGCCATGCCGCGGCGGGGGCGCAGAACACAGAGGGGCAGGTCAGCCGGATGTCACTCCGTCTCTCCCCAGAGCTGCCTATCTCCATAGAGACAGTgcaatccccccgcccccccatacaGACCCCTCTGTCTCTCTATTCTAGCTATTCATCCCCAGACAGGCCCCATAGCTAGCCATTCATCCATCCCCACaccgtctctctctctcgggaCACATCCTGCTGTCTAGCAGACCCGGCCAGCCAGCCGGGCACCTGGCTTCTTACACTGGTGCCCATCACCGTTGCAGCTGGGTTTCCAAGGCCGtgcctctgggctgcagggaacaAGTGACCTGGCCAAGGCCAGACTGGAGCCCCTCCCCTTGCTCTCAGGGGTGCAACTGGCCTCTTCCTTTGACAGCCCCCTGTGTCTGCGTAAAGGTATTAGCCAAGATTTTCACATACCCGGCCATGTGCTGCTGTCAGCATGTTTATTCTTTCAGAAGCTGTGTGGTGGTGTGATAAGAAGCAGCTTTGCCCGTTTTTTGGTGGTTTTAGAAGAACTCAAAGCTCCCCAACCTCGGGGGAGGGGCTGACCAGGTCCTTTCCCTCACCagtgaagtgcagccacctctggggtggagcatgacAGCTGCACAACAAGACTGCACCacaatttgggacaggaagtgaaggagaaacCTGGATGCAGCTGAAGCcacagggagggggctgagtTACAGCCAGGACATCTGCCCGGGGGGAAAAGTCTCAGATACTTCACTGCCTTCAAGGGTCAGGACATGGATCAGCCATCCCTGTCTGCCCTCCTACTGCTTCTCACCcctcggggaagggggcagcagccGGCTCCCCGGGGGGATGCACCGAGAGGCCAGAGGCATCGGCACCATGGGGATTGAATTGCAGCTTGGCGAGATTGGGGGCTGATGCCGCTTGGGCAGCGTAAAAGGGGTGGAAATGCCCCCTACGAGTTGCCTCCCCATACAGGGCCTCCCAGCCCTGCGTGGAGTGGGCAGAAAGgcctgcgcccagcccctggtgtGGGGGACAGAGCGGGCACATGGCCAGCATGCGCGGTGCTGTGCCCGGTCTCTGCTCCCCCGGGGCCCAgtgggaagcagaggggcagagCAGCGGTGAGGCTGTGGGGTGGGCAGTGACCCCATCTTGTCGCAGCCCCAAGGAGCAGCCTGTGGGATTGCCCCTGGTAGCCGGGCTGGTCGCTCCCAGAGAGCGGGGAGAGCACGCCAGGATACGCTGCCCAGCCCGGAGCAGGAAGGGGTGGGACCTGCCTTGTGGGTGGCCTCTGCGCACAGGCTCCTCTCCAGACACACGGTTCTCCTGGTGCAGGATGACATCTCACTGCCTCTGTCTTGGCCTGACACGTCTGGttctgctctgctgcctgccTCTGGGTAAGCTGCGTGTTCTCCGGGTCCGctggcagggagctcaggccaCGCGGCTGGGGAATTTGAAGATGAGCAGTCGAGAGTGGGTTCAACCTTCTCTTCCCGACTTGCCTGTGGTGTCGCAGTGCCACACGCAACAGCATCCAAACCTGCCCGGCAGGTGCCAGCTGGTGCCTTTAGCTCTGGAGCCGGGCCGGGGTGATTTGGAGCGGGGCACCGGGACCTGGGCTCTGTAGTCACAGCTTGGGGTGAGGCGAGCCCCAACGGGGCTTCGAAGGGCTAGACCGAGCGCCCCTCGGGCTGtggctgaagctgcaggggagggagcatCAGGGCCGGCCGGCTTTGACACACACAGACCT encodes:
- the MRPL4 gene encoding large ribosomal subunit protein uL4m, whose protein sequence is MPRVDILHTVAVWQRNYKRISYAKVKTRAEVRGGGKKPWAQKGSGRARHGSIRSPLWRGGGIIHGPRGPTSYYYMLPMKVRVLGLKVALTAKLMQDNLHVVDGLDMPTFDPQYLADLAQYRHWGQSVLIVDVNKMPENIMKAAASLKTITLVPALGLNVHSLLKHETLVLTLDTLAFLEEKLLWHDSRYTALYPFHLPYSDFP